The Primulina eburnea isolate SZY01 chromosome 6, ASM2296580v1, whole genome shotgun sequence genome contains a region encoding:
- the LOC140833765 gene encoding F-box/LRR-repeat protein 17-like codes for MRGHLPHPATTIPDGVFAVKRGKKRGNYSCGRCGFPKKGHSCQLSKNEEEVPSVCTPGADTSTASASAVVSAKLDDSSPLSVARSLPPPMRRRALSFDDVTVAVSAEESKAEWVDDPDPNACSRVLPMTCMWEVLRRLPPSGLMSAAGVCKGWRHATQRIWRGTEELRLGVPAKAQIGFLGSVMQKCTGLVKLILRIESDFVATMLACIAFSCPNLQSMQIFTAHTSVNRISGEELSRFIADKRCLTSLKMEGCSNLGSFVFFSNTLSTLWLSDLHSLSKTAFNLPNLKEISLGFSQQENNNTDLTAVMDALGRSCPMLQNIHIASIRLSHAAVLSLTAANLRALRMLSLLLGSAITDGSVASICSSYPKLELLDLSGSSITDSGIGMICNVFPETLSKLLLALCPNITSSGIQFAAAQLPCLELLDCGMTICDPSSPNCTDEEDYDSSLHEKPNSKLHLVYQKLIIKHDRLKKLSLWGCSGLDALYLNCPHLKDLNLNSCRNLHPERLLLQCPELESVHASDCHDMLVKTIENQVNDSSHTIENHFPSKRMPDGSKRVQVPCFYSPQHFDDDKKRRMSVKRPCVVVAS; via the exons ATGCGCGGCCACCTACCCCATCCTGCCACCACCATCCCCGACGGTGTTTTTGCCGTTAAACGTGGCAAGAAACGTGGGAACTATAGCTGCGGTCGATGCGGGTTCCCCAAGAAGGGACACTCGTGTCAACTGTCGAAAAACGAGGAGGAAGTCCCCTCTGTCTGCACTCCAGGAGCTGACACGTCTACCGCATCCGCCTCTGCGGTTGTGTCAGCGAAACTGGACGACAGTTCTCCTCTGTCCGTGGCCCGTTCGCTGCCTCCGCCGATGCGTCGGCGGGCTCTATCGTTTGACGATGTTACTGTAGCTGTCTCGGCGGAGGAGTCGAAAGCGGAGTGGGTTGATGATCCCGATCCAAACGCTTGTAGTCGGGTATTGCCTATGACTTGTATGTGGGAGGTGCTGCGGAGGTTACCGCCCTCGGGGTTGATGTCCGCAGCCGGGGTGTGTAAGGGGTGGAGGCATGCTACTCAGAGGATTTGGCGGGGGACGGAAGAGCTCCGACTTGGGGTGCCGGCGAAAGCCCAGATAGGATTTCTTGGATCCGTGATGCAGAAATGCACTGGACTCGTTAAACTTATTCTTAGAATCGAAAG TGATTTTGTTGCAACAATGCTGGCGTGCATTGCCTTCTCATGTCCTAATTTGCAGTCGATGCAGATTTTCACAGCTCATACCTCCGTCAATCGGATCTCCGG GGAGGAGTTAAGTCGTTTTATTGCTGATAAAAGATGCCTCACCAGTCTCAAGATGGAAGGATGCAGTAACCTTGGGAGTTTTGTATTTTTTTCGAACACTCTGTCTACGCTTTGGCTCTCAGATCTTCACTCGCTCTCGAAAACG GCCTTCAATTTACCAAATTTGAAGGAGATTTCTCTGGGCTTCTCCCAACAAGAAAATAATAACACAGATCTTACAGCTGTTATGGATGCTCTGGGAAGAAGCTGCCCAATGCTGCAAAACATCCACATTGCTTCAATTCGGCTTTCACATGCTGCCGTGCTATCTCTAACAGCTGCAAATTTGAG GGCATTGAGGATGCTGTCTCTCTTACTCGGATCAGCAATAACTGATGGATCAGTAGCATCAATATGTTCAAGCTACCCAAAGCTTGAATTACTTGATCTGAGTGG GTCGAGCATCACAGACAGTGGCATTGGAATGATCTGCAACGTCTTTCCGGAGACATTATCAAAACTTCTACTTGCTCTATGTCCCAACATCACTTCAA GTGGGATTCAATTTGCTGCTGCTCAATTGCCCTGTCTGGAACTCTTGGACTGTGGAATGACAATATGTGATCCCAGTTCGCCAAACTGTACCGATGAAGAGGATTATGACTCTAGTTTACATGAAAAACCCAACAGCAAGTTGCACCTTGTATACCAGAAGCTAATTATCAAACATGATCGATTGAAGAAGCTAAGCTTATGGGGTTGTTCTGGCTTGGAT GCCTTATATCTGAACTGTCCTCATCTTAAAGATTTGAACCTCAATTCTTGTAGAAATCTACATCCAG AGAGATTGCTACTTCAATGCCCCGAATTAGAAAGTGTACACGCATCTGATTGCCATGATATGCTGGTCAAAACAATAGAAAATCAG GTCAACGACAGCTCTCATACTATAGAAAATCATTTTCCTTCAAAACGTATGCCTGATGGCTCGAAACGAGTCCAGGTCCCATGTTTTTACAGCCCTCAG CATTTTGATGACGACAAGAAACGGAGAATGAGCGTAAAACGCCCTTGTGTGGTGGTTGCAAGTTAG